One window of the Hyalangium minutum genome contains the following:
- a CDS encoding amidohydrolase family protein produces MKIDIHTHLLPAELPRFAERYGYGGFIQLDHHAPCRARMMRDDGKFFREIASNCWDPAQRLKECDAAGVSVQVLSTVPVMFSYWAKPEHGLDISRFLNDHLASVVRGSPRRFAGLGTVPLQDVKRAVSELERCMRELGLAGVQIGSHVNGTNLGDPALFPFFEAAAELGAAVFVHPWDMLGGARMEKYWLPWLVGMPAEVALAITTLIFSGTLERLPKLRLAFAHGGGAFPGTLGRIQHGFEARPDLVAVDNKVAPRDYLGRFWVDSLVHDTDTLRFIVKLFGPEKVALGSDYPFPLGEDRPGTQIESLSGLEPSTRERLLWRNALEWLGRAREEFAP; encoded by the coding sequence GTGAAGATCGACATTCACACCCATCTGCTCCCGGCCGAGCTGCCGCGCTTCGCCGAGCGCTACGGCTACGGCGGGTTCATCCAGCTGGATCACCACGCCCCGTGCCGCGCTCGGATGATGCGGGACGACGGGAAGTTCTTCCGCGAGATCGCGAGCAACTGCTGGGACCCGGCGCAGCGCCTCAAGGAGTGCGACGCGGCCGGCGTCTCCGTCCAGGTGCTCTCCACCGTGCCGGTGATGTTCAGCTACTGGGCCAAGCCCGAGCACGGGCTGGATATCTCGCGCTTCCTCAATGACCACCTGGCCTCCGTGGTGCGTGGCAGCCCGCGCCGGTTCGCGGGCCTGGGCACCGTGCCGCTCCAGGACGTGAAGCGGGCTGTGAGCGAGCTGGAGCGCTGCATGCGCGAGCTGGGGCTGGCGGGCGTGCAGATCGGCTCGCACGTGAACGGCACCAACCTGGGCGACCCGGCGCTGTTCCCTTTCTTCGAGGCAGCGGCCGAGCTGGGCGCGGCGGTGTTCGTCCACCCGTGGGACATGCTCGGCGGCGCGCGAATGGAGAAGTATTGGCTGCCGTGGCTCGTGGGCATGCCCGCCGAGGTGGCCCTGGCCATCACCACCCTCATCTTCTCTGGCACGCTGGAGCGGCTGCCCAAGCTGCGGCTCGCGTTCGCGCACGGTGGCGGCGCGTTCCCGGGCACGCTCGGCCGCATCCAGCACGGCTTCGAGGCCCGGCCGGATCTGGTGGCCGTGGACAACAAGGTGGCGCCGCGCGACTACCTGGGGCGGTTCTGGGTGGACTCGCTCGTCCATGACACGGACACGCTGCGCTTTATCGTCAAGCTGTTCGGCCCGGAGAAGGTGGCGCTCGGCAGCGACTACCCGTTCCCGCTCGGCGAGGATCGTCCGGGCACGCAGATCGAGTCCCTGTCTGGCCTGGAGCCCTCCACCCGCGAGCGGCTCCTGTGGCGCAACGCGCTCGAGTGGCTTGGGCGTGCGCGGGAGGAGTTCGCTCCATGA
- a CDS encoding NAD-dependent protein deacetylase: MGAMPAPVAPATVSSQSPDVGALVKLLRGRRTVVLTGAGCSTESGIPDYRGPGTRARARNPIQHMEFLQRSEVRARYWARSLIGWPRFSSARPNAAHHALAAMERDGHVLGLITQNVDRLHHAAGSSRIIELHGALAEVRCLSCDGREPRVALQERLLVLNPGFLEHQVELRPDGDAELPVEAVRSFRAADCLHCGGALKPDVVFFGDNVPRPKVEAAFSMLEEGDALLVVGSSLAVFSGYRFLLRAAERHMPIGMLNIGECRGEELADVRVEARAGDALPLLAEALSGR, encoded by the coding sequence ATGGGGGCGATGCCTGCTCCCGTGGCTCCAGCGACTGTCTCCTCCCAGTCTCCCGATGTGGGAGCCCTGGTGAAGCTGCTGCGGGGGCGCCGCACCGTGGTGCTCACGGGCGCTGGGTGCAGCACCGAGTCGGGCATCCCGGACTACCGAGGGCCTGGCACCCGGGCCCGGGCGCGCAATCCCATCCAGCACATGGAGTTCCTCCAGCGCTCCGAGGTGCGCGCGCGCTACTGGGCCCGCAGCCTGATCGGCTGGCCCCGCTTCTCCTCGGCGCGTCCCAACGCGGCGCACCATGCGCTCGCGGCCATGGAGCGGGACGGGCACGTGCTGGGCCTCATCACCCAGAACGTGGACCGGCTGCACCATGCCGCGGGCAGCTCGCGAATCATCGAGCTGCATGGGGCGCTGGCGGAGGTGCGGTGCCTGTCCTGCGACGGGCGGGAGCCTCGCGTGGCGTTGCAGGAGCGGCTGCTCGTGCTCAACCCGGGCTTCCTGGAGCATCAGGTGGAGCTGCGGCCGGATGGAGATGCCGAACTGCCGGTGGAGGCCGTGCGCTCCTTCCGCGCCGCCGATTGCCTGCACTGCGGCGGGGCGCTGAAACCGGACGTGGTGTTCTTTGGGGACAACGTGCCGCGCCCCAAGGTGGAGGCCGCGTTCTCCATGCTGGAGGAGGGAGACGCGCTGCTGGTGGTGGGCTCGTCCCTGGCGGTCTTCTCCGGCTACCGCTTCTTGCTCCGCGCCGCCGAGCGCCACATGCCCATCGGCATGTTGAACATTGGGGAGTGCCGCGGTGAGGAACTGGCGGACGTGCGGGTGGAGGCGCGGGCCGGTGATGCGCTTCCTCTGCTCGCCGAGGCCCTCTCCGGCCGTTGA
- a CDS encoding nucleotidyltransferase: MHGHDSTAADTGGTEIQLSSEKWEHGELSVRARALQFLREAGIPFLVGGAYAYAHHTGLHRDTKDLDLFLRKADADRALAVFEANGWRTERDAHGWLHKAFWEDSLVDLIYTSANGIAVVDDAWVEHGTEGEVLGERCRMAPVEELIWNKAFVLERDRFDGTEVNHLLLATGKRLDWKRLLKRFDRYREVLLSHLLMFRFAYPSDRDTIPDWVMWGLLAKAFDSVRGGNWSGKLCRGRLLSELGYRVDVEERGYEDGLAWDAEERKRHAPPPETEPPQH, encoded by the coding sequence ATGCACGGACACGACAGCACTGCGGCGGATACGGGCGGGACGGAAATCCAGCTGTCTAGCGAGAAGTGGGAGCACGGCGAGCTCTCTGTCCGGGCTCGGGCCCTCCAGTTCCTGCGGGAAGCGGGAATCCCGTTCCTGGTGGGGGGCGCCTACGCTTATGCCCACCACACGGGCCTCCACCGCGACACGAAGGACCTGGACCTCTTCCTGCGCAAAGCCGACGCGGATCGTGCGCTCGCCGTCTTCGAGGCGAACGGCTGGCGCACCGAGCGCGATGCCCACGGTTGGCTGCACAAAGCCTTCTGGGAGGACTCGCTGGTGGACCTCATCTACACGTCGGCCAACGGCATCGCTGTGGTGGATGACGCGTGGGTGGAGCACGGCACGGAGGGCGAGGTGCTCGGGGAGCGCTGCCGGATGGCTCCTGTGGAGGAGCTGATCTGGAACAAGGCGTTCGTGCTCGAGCGCGACCGCTTCGATGGCACGGAGGTGAACCACCTGCTGCTCGCCACGGGGAAGCGGCTCGATTGGAAGCGCCTGCTCAAGCGCTTCGATCGGTACAGGGAGGTGTTGCTGTCTCACCTGCTGATGTTCCGCTTCGCCTACCCGTCCGACCGAGACACCATTCCGGACTGGGTCATGTGGGGCCTTCTCGCCAAGGCGTTCGACAGCGTCCGGGGCGGCAACTGGAGCGGCAAGCTCTGCCGAGGGCGGCTCCTCTCGGAGCTGGGCTACCGGGTGGATGTGGAGGAGCGCGGCTACGAGGACGGGCTCGCATGGGATGCGGAGGAGCGGAAGCGCCACGCCCCTCCTCCGGAAACCGAGCCTCCGCAGCATTGA
- a CDS encoding SMI1/KNR4 family protein has product MLSLLEEVSRDHFPYPPATPAEVAEFEQRVGWKLDPDLRAFYLHCNGAELIKRLPNSPYQILPLAEIVRARVAIYGEDDGKWGPASVYTVCDVQDGNFVVIDVSRRVHGRYPLFDAWHEAWPDPNYCDKIEDSFSDFLEAALRERRPAYWLKRSAQSNT; this is encoded by the coding sequence ATGCTCAGCTTGCTTGAAGAAGTCTCGCGCGATCACTTCCCGTATCCGCCCGCAACACCTGCGGAAGTCGCGGAGTTCGAGCAGCGCGTGGGCTGGAAGCTGGATCCCGACCTGAGGGCTTTTTATCTGCACTGCAACGGCGCGGAGTTGATCAAGCGGCTGCCGAATTCGCCTTACCAGATCCTCCCCTTGGCCGAGATCGTCCGGGCGCGCGTAGCCATCTACGGTGAAGATGACGGCAAGTGGGGCCCTGCCTCTGTGTACACGGTGTGCGACGTTCAAGACGGAAACTTTGTGGTGATCGACGTGAGCCGCCGAGTGCACGGGCGATATCCACTGTTCGACGCGTGGCATGAGGCCTGGCCGGATCCGAACTACTGCGACAAGATCGAGGATTCGTTTTCGGACTTCCTGGAAGCCGCTTTGCGTGAGCGCCGCCCCGCGTACTGGCTCAAGAGGTCAGCGCAGAGCAACACCTGA
- a CDS encoding fumarylacetoacetate hydrolase family protein, whose protein sequence is MTAQNHQELARLLDQARLEAREVPPLTRTHAELPLRDAYAIQAEGIQLRTARGERVIGMKMGLTSEAKRKQMNLDSPVYGVLTDKMQVPAGGVFRLQGFIHPKIEPEIAFRTSRELRGKISREEALDACSSAMVAMEILDSRYVDFKYFSLPDVVADNSSSSMFVLGTTERPPRELELAKLPMSMEVNGVQVQSALSSAISGDPLLSVVQLCELLAERGESLPAGSIVLAGAATVAHMMKPGDQVRLTVEGLGSVSVSVAA, encoded by the coding sequence TTGACGGCACAGAATCATCAGGAGCTGGCCCGGCTGCTGGACCAGGCGCGGCTCGAGGCCCGGGAGGTTCCTCCCCTTACCCGCACGCACGCGGAGCTGCCTCTGCGGGACGCGTATGCGATTCAGGCCGAGGGCATCCAGCTGCGCACAGCGCGGGGCGAGCGGGTGATCGGCATGAAGATGGGGCTGACGTCCGAGGCCAAGCGCAAGCAGATGAACCTGGACTCACCCGTGTATGGGGTGCTCACGGACAAGATGCAGGTGCCTGCCGGGGGCGTGTTCCGGCTGCAGGGCTTCATCCACCCGAAGATCGAGCCGGAGATCGCGTTCCGCACCTCGCGCGAGCTGCGCGGGAAGATCTCTCGCGAGGAGGCGCTCGATGCGTGCTCCAGCGCGATGGTGGCGATGGAGATCCTCGACTCGCGGTACGTGGACTTCAAATACTTCTCGCTGCCGGACGTGGTGGCGGACAACTCCTCCTCGTCCATGTTCGTGCTGGGCACCACCGAGCGGCCGCCGCGCGAGCTGGAGCTGGCGAAGCTCCCGATGTCGATGGAGGTGAACGGCGTGCAGGTGCAGTCAGCGCTCTCCAGCGCCATCTCGGGAGACCCGCTGCTGTCCGTGGTGCAGCTGTGCGAGCTGCTGGCCGAGCGCGGCGAGTCCCTGCCTGCGGGGAGCATCGTGCTGGCGGGTGCCGCCACGGTCGCGCACATGATGAAGCCGGGCGATCAGGTCCGGCTCACCGTGGAAGGACTGGGGAGCGTCTCGGTGTCCGTGGCGGCCTGA
- a CDS encoding aldehyde dehydrogenase, which produces MQKVLNYIGGELVPPSAQKWLEKPEPATAEPYAHVPDSDETDVRRAVEAAARAFPAWAATPASDRSRLLRRVAEAIRARLPEFARAESIDTGKPLSVASTVDIPRSILNFEFFADAATQFSSEAHATDSVALNYTLRSPLGVVGCISPWNLPLYLFTWKIAPALAMGNCVIGKPSEVTPMTAFLLSQVCRDAGLPPGVLNIVHGLGAKVGAPMSSHPEIKAISFTGSTRVGAEIARTAAPLFKKISLEMGGKNPNVIFADCDFDEALATTLRSSFANQGQICLCGPRIFVQAPIYERFKAALVERTRALKVGDPLEAGTDQGALVSQQHFDKVMSYIELAQKEGGKILTGGGRAKLAGRCRNGWFVEPTLVEGLGSECRTNQEEIFGPVATLTPFEKEEEVLAWANSTSYGLAASVWTKDLSRAHRFAAKLHSGIVWINCWMLRDLRTPFGGVKDSGVGREGGQEVLRFFTEPKNVCVKL; this is translated from the coding sequence ATGCAGAAGGTCCTCAACTACATCGGCGGAGAGCTGGTTCCCCCCAGCGCCCAGAAGTGGCTCGAAAAGCCTGAGCCCGCCACGGCCGAGCCCTACGCCCACGTGCCCGACTCGGACGAGACCGATGTCCGCCGCGCTGTCGAGGCTGCCGCCCGTGCTTTCCCTGCCTGGGCCGCCACGCCCGCCTCCGACCGCTCGCGTTTGCTGCGCCGCGTCGCGGAGGCCATTCGCGCCCGGCTGCCCGAGTTCGCTCGCGCCGAGTCCATCGACACGGGCAAGCCGCTCTCGGTGGCCTCCACCGTGGACATTCCGCGCAGCATCCTCAACTTCGAGTTCTTCGCGGACGCGGCCACCCAGTTCTCCAGCGAGGCCCACGCCACCGACTCCGTGGCGCTCAACTACACCCTGCGCTCGCCGCTGGGCGTCGTCGGGTGCATCTCACCGTGGAACCTGCCGCTCTACCTGTTCACCTGGAAGATCGCCCCCGCGCTCGCCATGGGCAACTGCGTCATCGGCAAGCCCTCCGAGGTGACGCCGATGACGGCCTTCCTCCTCTCGCAGGTGTGCCGCGACGCGGGGCTGCCTCCCGGCGTGCTCAACATCGTCCACGGGCTGGGCGCCAAGGTCGGCGCCCCCATGAGCAGCCACCCTGAGATCAAGGCGATCTCCTTTACGGGGAGCACCCGCGTGGGCGCGGAGATTGCCCGCACCGCCGCGCCCCTCTTCAAGAAGATCTCCCTGGAGATGGGCGGTAAGAACCCCAACGTCATCTTCGCCGACTGCGACTTCGACGAGGCGCTCGCCACCACGCTGCGCTCCTCGTTCGCCAACCAGGGGCAGATCTGCCTCTGTGGTCCGCGCATCTTCGTCCAGGCGCCCATCTATGAGCGGTTCAAGGCCGCGCTCGTGGAGCGCACGCGGGCCCTCAAGGTGGGCGACCCGCTGGAGGCGGGCACGGACCAGGGCGCGCTCGTGTCCCAGCAGCACTTCGACAAGGTGATGAGCTACATCGAGCTGGCCCAGAAGGAGGGTGGGAAGATCCTCACGGGTGGCGGCCGCGCGAAGCTGGCGGGCCGGTGCCGCAACGGCTGGTTCGTGGAGCCCACGCTCGTGGAGGGCTTGGGCTCCGAGTGCCGCACCAACCAGGAGGAGATCTTCGGTCCCGTGGCCACGCTCACCCCCTTCGAGAAGGAGGAGGAGGTGCTCGCCTGGGCCAACTCCACCAGCTACGGCCTGGCCGCCAGCGTGTGGACGAAGGACCTCAGCCGCGCCCACCGCTTCGCCGCCAAGCTGCACAGCGGCATCGTCTGGATCAACTGTTGGATGCTGAGAGACCTGCGTACGCCGTTTGGCGGTGTGAAGGACTCGGGCGTGGGACGGGAGGGCGGCCAGGAAGTGCTGCGCTTCTTCACCGAGCCCAAGAACGTGTGCGTGAAGCTATGA
- a CDS encoding RidA family protein, with protein MSQEERIDSKRAPEPVGLYPHARRVGNLLFLSGVGPRERGTKKIPGVELDAQGNITSYDIEAQCHSVFRNVRYILEEAGSSWDRLVDVTVYLTNMKADFPIYNRLWAEYFKDNPPCRTTLEINALPTPIAIELKCIATIGD; from the coding sequence ATGAGCCAGGAAGAGCGGATCGACTCGAAGCGGGCCCCCGAGCCGGTGGGCCTCTATCCCCACGCCCGGCGCGTGGGCAACCTCCTGTTCCTGTCCGGGGTGGGGCCTCGCGAGCGCGGCACCAAGAAGATCCCCGGCGTGGAGCTGGATGCCCAGGGCAACATCACCTCCTATGACATCGAGGCCCAGTGCCACTCGGTGTTCCGCAACGTGCGGTACATCCTCGAGGAGGCGGGCTCCTCATGGGACCGGCTGGTGGATGTCACGGTCTACCTCACCAACATGAAGGCGGACTTCCCCATCTACAACCGGCTGTGGGCGGAGTACTTCAAGGACAACCCGCCGTGCCGCACCACGCTGGAGATCAACGCGCTGCCCACGCCGATCGCGATTGAGCTCAAGTGCATCGCCACGATTGGAGATTGA
- a CDS encoding GreA/GreB family elongation factor, which yields MGLDKRELISQLAERLQYSDRLAHRAEAEAREAARSLATESEKKEDGRAAIEYGSLATGQAARARRVQEELSALNAFQQAALPRFERKSPVSLGAIVDVRTEDEDGYDERTFFLLPVGAGTELTGPGGDGFLSVITPASPVGRALMGRRTGDCIEVTLAGEVHEWTVLDVA from the coding sequence ATGGGACTCGATAAGAGAGAGCTGATTTCTCAGCTCGCCGAACGTCTCCAGTACAGCGACCGGCTCGCCCACCGCGCGGAGGCTGAGGCGCGTGAGGCTGCACGCAGTCTGGCAACGGAGTCGGAGAAGAAGGAGGACGGCCGGGCCGCCATCGAGTACGGCAGCCTTGCCACGGGACAGGCCGCACGTGCTCGCCGCGTTCAGGAGGAGCTGAGCGCGCTCAACGCCTTCCAGCAGGCTGCGCTGCCGCGCTTCGAGCGCAAGAGCCCGGTGTCTCTGGGCGCCATCGTGGATGTCCGCACAGAGGATGAGGACGGCTACGACGAGCGGACGTTCTTCCTGCTCCCGGTGGGCGCGGGGACGGAGCTGACGGGCCCGGGCGGAGATGGCTTTCTCTCCGTCATCACACCCGCCTCGCCGGTGGGCCGGGCCCTAATGGGCCGCCGCACCGGAGACTGCATCGAGGTGACCCTCGCGGGCGAAGTGCACGAGTGGACGGTGCTCGACGTGGCGTGA
- the radC gene encoding RadC family protein, with the protein MEEVRERLFKVGALALTDPELLGVLLGMGPRAQRLVEELLGKSGGLKPLLLKDPLELIAQPGLGPARTAQMLAALELGRRAQRVTERRPRLRNPREIHGYLSPLLSALRREVFHVLCFNPRNVLLADVRVAEGTMNSCPVDPREVFAPALTLRATAIVLAHNHPSGDPEPSKQDLALTLQLAQAGQLLGIKVLDHLIEGDGKYVSLMERGFFGGEGEQGLWTAVGGGGS; encoded by the coding sequence ATGGAGGAGGTGCGTGAGCGCCTCTTCAAGGTGGGTGCCCTGGCCCTCACCGACCCGGAGCTTCTGGGTGTGCTGCTGGGAATGGGACCCCGAGCGCAGAGACTCGTGGAAGAGCTGCTCGGAAAGAGCGGCGGCCTCAAGCCTCTGCTCCTGAAGGATCCGCTGGAGCTGATCGCGCAGCCGGGGCTGGGTCCGGCCCGGACGGCGCAGATGCTCGCGGCGCTGGAGCTGGGACGCCGGGCCCAGCGCGTCACCGAGCGGCGGCCGCGGCTGCGCAACCCTCGGGAGATTCATGGATACCTGTCGCCGCTCCTGAGCGCGCTGCGGCGGGAGGTGTTCCACGTGCTGTGCTTCAACCCGCGCAACGTGCTGCTCGCGGACGTACGGGTGGCCGAGGGGACGATGAACTCGTGCCCCGTGGATCCGCGCGAGGTGTTCGCCCCGGCGCTGACCCTGCGCGCCACGGCCATCGTGCTCGCGCACAACCATCCGTCGGGGGACCCGGAGCCCTCGAAGCAGGACCTCGCGCTGACCTTGCAGCTGGCACAGGCCGGCCAGTTGCTCGGCATCAAGGTGCTGGACCACCTCATCGAGGGGGACGGCAAGTACGTGTCGCTCATGGAGCGGGGGTTCTTCGGGGGCGAGGGAGAGCAGGGTTTATGGACCGCAGTTGGAGGAGGTGGGTCATGA
- the nbaC gene encoding 3-hydroxyanthranilate 3,4-dioxygenase, which yields MALMPPFNFKKWIDEHRHLLKPPVGNQLVWKDQEFIVMVVGGPNSRTDFHIDESEEFFYQLEGDINLRIIEDGKPRDLPIREGDIFLLPPKVPHSPQRPAGTVGLVIERRRQPHEQDGFAWFCPRCDSKLYEEYLHVSNIVTQLPPVFDRFYSDPKHCTCKQCGFQMTRSGGK from the coding sequence ATGGCCCTGATGCCGCCCTTCAACTTCAAGAAGTGGATCGACGAGCACCGCCACTTGCTCAAGCCCCCCGTGGGCAACCAGCTGGTGTGGAAGGACCAGGAGTTCATCGTCATGGTGGTGGGCGGGCCCAACTCGCGCACGGACTTCCACATCGACGAGAGCGAGGAGTTCTTCTACCAGCTCGAGGGTGACATCAACCTGCGCATCATCGAGGACGGCAAGCCGAGAGACTTGCCCATCCGCGAGGGCGACATCTTCCTGCTGCCCCCCAAGGTGCCGCACTCGCCGCAGCGGCCCGCGGGCACGGTGGGGCTGGTCATCGAGCGCCGCCGCCAGCCGCACGAGCAGGATGGCTTCGCGTGGTTCTGCCCTCGGTGTGACAGCAAGCTGTACGAGGAGTACCTCCACGTCTCCAACATCGTCACGCAGCTGCCGCCGGTGTTCGACCGCTTCTACAGCGACCCGAAGCACTGCACCTGCAAGCAGTGCGGCTTCCAGATGACCCGGAGCGGGGGCAAGTGA
- a CDS encoding S9 family peptidase — protein sequence MRLSPLFLAALAVACATPPPPAPAPQAAPPAPSATAPAPARPTPPVAKRLPHPVTQHGDTRQDDYFWLREKENPEVRAYLEAEAAYTAQVMKPTEALQQKLYAEMLGRIQQTDLEVPYRKGGFFYYSRTEEGKQYPIFCRKKGSLEAPEEVLLNPNVLSEGFKFFRVGTFEVSDDGNLLAYSVDTTGFREFTLHVKDLRTGKLGPERIEHTAGFDGAWAADNRTFFYATEDDAKRSYRVWRHTVGTDSQTDTLVYEEKNEHFRLSVQRTLSNEYILISSTSSTTSEVRFLPATKPSAQFQVVEPRKQDHEYSVDHHGGLFYILTNSGGRNFRLVTAPVKSPGQKNWKELIAHRPQVMLENLVLFKNHLAVLERDTGQPQLLITDLKTGASHRIQFPEQGYAVFPSSNAEFDTPVLRFQYTSLITPWSVFDYDMNTRERKLLKQQAVLGGYDASRYETERLLVPAQDGTQVPVSLVYRKGLKKDGRAPLLLQGYGSYGIPSMPFFNSNALSLLDRGVAVAVAHVRGGGDLGKPWHDAGRMRQKMNTFTDFIAVAEALVARGYTSKERLAIQGGSAGGLLMGAVTNMRPDLFKAVLAEVPFVDVLNTMSDTTLPLTVGEFEEWGNPQVKEEYEYLRQYCPYTNVTAKAYPAMLVKTSFNDSQVMYWEPAKWVAKLRALKTDPNPLLFQINMNGGHGGSSGRYDSLKERAFNYAFLLTQLGVEQ from the coding sequence ATGCGCCTCTCTCCGCTCTTCCTGGCAGCGCTCGCCGTGGCTTGTGCCACCCCTCCGCCCCCCGCTCCCGCGCCGCAGGCGGCTCCTCCCGCTCCCTCGGCGACAGCACCCGCGCCGGCTCGGCCCACGCCGCCCGTGGCCAAGCGCCTTCCCCACCCCGTCACCCAACACGGAGACACCCGGCAGGACGACTACTTCTGGCTGCGCGAGAAGGAGAATCCCGAGGTCCGCGCCTACCTGGAGGCGGAGGCGGCCTACACCGCCCAGGTGATGAAGCCCACCGAGGCTCTTCAGCAGAAGCTCTACGCGGAGATGCTCGGGCGCATCCAACAGACGGACCTGGAGGTGCCCTACCGCAAGGGCGGCTTCTTCTATTACTCCCGCACCGAGGAGGGGAAGCAGTACCCCATCTTCTGCCGGAAGAAGGGCAGCCTGGAGGCCCCCGAGGAGGTGCTGCTCAATCCCAACGTGCTCTCCGAGGGCTTCAAGTTCTTCCGCGTGGGCACCTTCGAGGTGAGCGATGACGGCAACCTGCTGGCCTACTCCGTGGACACCACGGGCTTCCGTGAGTTCACCCTCCACGTGAAGGACTTGCGCACCGGGAAGCTCGGCCCGGAGCGCATCGAGCACACGGCCGGCTTCGACGGAGCCTGGGCCGCGGACAACCGCACCTTCTTCTACGCCACCGAGGACGATGCCAAGCGCTCCTACCGCGTGTGGCGCCACACCGTGGGCACGGACAGCCAAACGGACACGCTCGTCTATGAGGAGAAGAACGAGCACTTCCGGCTGTCCGTCCAGCGCACGCTCTCGAACGAGTACATCCTCATCAGCTCCACCAGCTCCACCACGAGCGAGGTGCGCTTCCTGCCAGCAACCAAGCCCTCCGCGCAGTTCCAGGTCGTGGAGCCGCGGAAGCAGGACCATGAGTACAGCGTGGACCACCACGGTGGCCTCTTCTACATTCTCACCAACTCGGGTGGCCGCAACTTCCGCCTCGTCACCGCGCCCGTGAAGTCCCCAGGCCAGAAGAACTGGAAGGAGCTCATCGCGCACCGTCCGCAGGTGATGCTCGAGAACCTGGTCCTCTTCAAGAACCACCTCGCCGTCCTGGAGCGGGACACCGGCCAGCCGCAGCTGCTCATCACCGATCTCAAGACGGGCGCCAGCCACCGCATCCAGTTCCCCGAGCAGGGCTACGCGGTGTTCCCCAGCTCGAACGCGGAGTTCGACACGCCCGTGCTGCGCTTCCAGTACACCTCGCTCATCACGCCGTGGTCCGTGTTCGACTACGACATGAACACCCGCGAGCGAAAGCTGCTCAAGCAACAGGCGGTGCTGGGCGGGTACGACGCCTCGCGCTACGAGACAGAGCGGCTGCTGGTGCCAGCCCAGGACGGTACCCAGGTGCCCGTGAGCCTGGTGTACCGCAAGGGCCTGAAAAAAGACGGCCGTGCGCCCCTGCTGCTCCAGGGCTACGGCTCCTACGGCATCCCCAGCATGCCCTTCTTCAACTCCAACGCGCTGTCCCTGCTGGACCGAGGCGTGGCGGTGGCCGTGGCGCACGTGCGCGGAGGGGGAGACCTGGGCAAGCCGTGGCACGACGCCGGGCGCATGCGACAGAAGATGAACACCTTCACGGACTTCATCGCCGTGGCCGAAGCGCTGGTGGCCCGGGGCTACACCTCGAAGGAGCGCCTGGCCATCCAGGGTGGCAGTGCGGGAGGCCTGCTGATGGGCGCCGTCACCAACATGCGCCCGGATCTCTTCAAGGCGGTGCTGGCCGAGGTGCCCTTCGTGGACGTGCTCAATACCATGAGCGACACCACCCTGCCGCTCACCGTGGGCGAGTTCGAGGAGTGGGGCAATCCGCAGGTCAAGGAAGAGTACGAGTACCTGCGGCAGTACTGCCCGTACACCAACGTCACCGCCAAGGCCTACCCAGCGATGCTGGTGAAGACGAGCTTCAACGACAGCCAGGTCATGTACTGGGAGCCCGCCAAGTGGGTGGCGAAGCTGCGCGCGCTGAAGACGGACCCGAACCCCCTGCTCTTCCAGATCAACATGAACGGCGGCCACGGCGGCTCGTCCGGGCGCTATGACTCCCTCAAGGAGCGGGCGTTCAACTACGCCTTCCTGCTGACGCAGCTCGGGGTAGAGCAGTAG